One genomic window of Desmospora activa DSM 45169 includes the following:
- a CDS encoding NAD-dependent epimerase/dehydratase family protein — protein MKILIFGGSGMAGHMLRDYLNANNHEVWWTTRKKTTDPLALTLDVNTETEVAAILERVRPEVVINAVGILNDDATRRPEEPSE, from the coding sequence GTGAAGATCCTGATATTTGGTGGTAGCGGGATGGCGGGCCACATGCTCCGGGATTATCTGAACGCAAACAATCACGAAGTATGGTGGACCACACGTAAAAAAACGACCGACCCGCTGGCGCTCACCCTGGATGTGAATACTGAGACAGAGGTAGCAGCAATACTGGAGCGGGTGCGGCCGGAAGTCGTCATTAACGCTGTCGGTATTTTAAATGATGATGCCACCCGTCGACCGGAAGAGCCATCCGAGTAA
- a CDS encoding sugar nucleotide-binding protein has protein sequence MARFGNQHGFRLIHISTDCVFSGTRGGYMEKDPTDAPTLYGKTKNLGEITVEQHVTIRTSIVGPELKPHGIGLFHWFMQQVDMIQGYRRVFWNGVTTLELAKAIEWLLPQPVSGLIHLATPQKISKYTLLYLFREVFNRSGVTIHPRDDIRSDKTLLNTRADFTYPLPPYIAMLRELKEWMESHTERNYPYA, from the coding sequence TTGGCTCGCTTCGGCAATCAACATGGATTTCGTTTGATCCATATCAGTACCGATTGTGTTTTTTCCGGCACTCGTGGCGGATATATGGAAAAAGACCCCACCGATGCCCCCACCTTATACGGTAAAACCAAAAATTTGGGGGAAATAACCGTTGAGCAGCATGTCACTATCCGTACGTCCATCGTCGGACCTGAACTAAAGCCACACGGGATCGGTCTATTTCATTGGTTTATGCAACAAGTAGATATGATTCAAGGATATCGGCGTGTTTTCTGGAATGGAGTGACCACATTGGAACTGGCCAAAGCGATTGAGTGGCTTCTCCCCCAGCCCGTCAGTGGGTTAATTCATCTAGCAACTCCGCAAAAGATCTCCAAATATACACTTCTTTATCTATTTCGCGAAGTGTTTAACCGAAGTGGAGTCACAATCCATCCCCGTGACGATATTCGATCGGATAAAACCTTGCTCAATACGCGGGCGGACTTCACTTATCCACTCCCTCCCTATATCGCCATGTTACGAGAACTGAAAGAATGGATGGAATCACACACAGAAAGGAATTATCCATATGCATGA
- a CDS encoding glycosyltransferase family 2 protein: MHDVGIVMPLYNQHPSYLRAALQSIFRQTYRQFQLVIVIDGADKQTVQTVHEETAADPRVKLLFHKKNRGVSQALNTGFQLLFSLPHIQYLTWISSDNIYYPRFLEALRAKLHTGPPQLGFVYSSFRHINGEGNSIQTENDLIKFRQFQRKPKEELLDVCFVGVSFMYKKSFAQKINGYHLEPVEDFEYWLRLTELCEIDYIPEELMDYRMNSDHSVSARLRKSKQQHRRWRYAFQLARQQARQRRNIPFETTVIFPVDDRIENKTDLMETLLEQYYSNYKLLVVDLSPRSTGEAVLKHIEDPRTTIIPLPHATLKDAVRKYLPHVETPYTMIHGLRTVWPPLVTWDYMQKLVLYARQHAAKSFLSVHYVPNEKAPIQLRQTPAPDEPHFGEIYRSKELLKVLQT; the protein is encoded by the coding sequence ATGCATGATGTAGGAATCGTCATGCCGTTATACAACCAACATCCGTCATACCTCCGTGCTGCTCTTCAGTCTATATTTCGCCAAACTTATCGACAGTTTCAGCTTGTGATTGTGATCGATGGAGCGGATAAGCAAACCGTTCAGACTGTCCACGAAGAAACCGCCGCCGATCCACGGGTCAAATTACTTTTTCATAAGAAAAACCGTGGGGTTTCACAAGCCCTTAATACCGGATTTCAGCTTCTTTTCTCCCTTCCCCATATCCAATACCTGACATGGATCTCCAGCGATAATATTTATTACCCTCGCTTCTTAGAAGCGCTGCGTGCAAAGCTCCATACGGGACCGCCTCAGCTGGGATTCGTCTATAGCAGTTTCCGCCATATAAACGGTGAAGGCAACTCGATCCAGACCGAGAACGATCTGATCAAGTTTCGCCAGTTTCAACGAAAGCCGAAAGAAGAGCTTCTCGATGTTTGTTTTGTCGGGGTTTCTTTTATGTATAAGAAATCCTTTGCTCAAAAAATCAATGGCTATCACCTGGAACCCGTAGAAGACTTTGAGTATTGGCTTCGCCTAACCGAGCTGTGCGAGATTGACTACATCCCGGAAGAGTTGATGGATTATCGGATGAATTCCGACCATAGCGTCTCCGCCCGTCTGCGTAAATCCAAGCAACAACATCGCCGTTGGCGCTATGCCTTTCAGCTGGCACGGCAACAGGCGCGTCAACGGCGAAATATCCCCTTTGAAACAACTGTTATCTTTCCTGTCGACGACCGGATTGAAAACAAAACCGATCTCATGGAAACATTGTTGGAGCAATATTATAGTAACTATAAACTGCTGGTGGTCGATCTCTCCCCCCGTTCCACCGGGGAAGCAGTGCTTAAACATATCGAAGATCCCCGTACGACAATCATCCCGTTGCCACATGCAACTTTAAAGGACGCAGTCCGTAAATATCTCCCCCATGTCGAAACGCCATATACCATGATCCACGGCCTTCGCACCGTCTGGCCTCCGCTTGTAACATGGGATTATATGCAAAAGCTGGTTCTCTACGCTCGTCAACATGCTGCAAAATCCTTTCTCTCTGTTCACTATGTTCCCAATGAAAAAGCTCCGATTCAACTCAGGCAAACCCCTGCCCCAGACGAACCCCACTTTGGGGAGATCTATCGGTCAAAAGAGTTACTTAAAGTGCTACAGACTTAA
- the pseH gene encoding UDP-4-amino-4,6-dideoxy-N-acetyl-beta-L-altrosamine N-acetyltransferase, whose protein sequence is MPRYADCRLRPMTEDDLAMVLDWRNSEPIRKLSLSDRAITMEEHRQWFQGVFDTPCHPLLFEYQEEPAGVVTFSRWDPYHHRCFWGCYLGRTDLPKGTGTAMGYLALEYAFDRLGVRKLCGETLACNTRALRFERKLEIIDVEGYLVEHILRDGRYEDLICVRALNRDWQERKTLLKSRLFSD, encoded by the coding sequence ATGCCTCGATATGCGGACTGTCGCTTACGGCCGATGACGGAAGACGATTTGGCGATGGTTCTTGATTGGCGAAATTCGGAGCCGATTCGTAAGTTGTCCCTCTCAGATCGCGCGATTACAATGGAAGAACATCGACAGTGGTTTCAGGGTGTCTTTGACACCCCATGCCATCCGTTGCTGTTTGAATATCAGGAGGAACCCGCCGGTGTTGTTACCTTCTCCAGGTGGGATCCGTATCATCATCGTTGCTTCTGGGGGTGTTATCTGGGGCGAACCGATCTGCCAAAAGGGACAGGAACAGCGATGGGATATCTGGCGCTGGAGTATGCATTTGACCGTCTGGGAGTCCGAAAACTATGTGGGGAGACCCTTGCCTGCAACACTCGAGCACTCCGCTTTGAACGAAAGTTAGAAATCATCGATGTAGAGGGATATCTAGTAGAACACATCTTACGGGATGGACGATATGAGGACCTGATTTGTGTCAGGGCGTTAAATCGGGATTGGCAAGAACGAAAAACGCTTTTAAAGTCACGCCTCTTTTCCGATTGA
- the pseI gene encoding pseudaminic acid synthase yields the protein MTDQLPVIQIGHHKISRKHRPLIIAEMSGNHNQSLERALKIVDAAASAGVDAVKLQTYTADSMTLDVMSGEFYIDNPDNLWQGTSLYELYQKAATPWEWHEPIRKRCEEQGLILFSSPFDESSVDFLQKLNVPCFKIASFENIDIPLIKKVAATGKPIILSTGMARASELDESIRAAREAGCRDLILLKCTSTYPADPAHSNLLTIPHMRDLFQCQIGLSDHTPGIGAAVAGVALGVTVIEKHLTLNRADGGVDAAFSLEPDEMAALVQEVSRAWQALGQIQYGPTVDEEKSVYYRRSLYVSQNIKAGERFTKENLRVIRPGYGLSPKYYDILLGKKVSQNVKKGTPVGWDLI from the coding sequence ATGACGGATCAACTACCGGTAATTCAAATCGGACACCACAAGATTAGTCGCAAACACCGGCCGTTGATTATCGCCGAGATGTCCGGAAATCACAATCAATCCCTGGAGCGTGCATTGAAGATTGTAGATGCGGCGGCCTCTGCCGGGGTCGATGCCGTCAAATTGCAAACATACACGGCTGACAGTATGACATTGGATGTAATGAGCGGCGAGTTTTATATCGATAATCCCGATAATTTATGGCAGGGAACCTCCTTGTATGAGTTGTATCAAAAAGCGGCGACACCTTGGGAATGGCATGAGCCGATCCGGAAGCGATGTGAGGAACAGGGGTTAATTTTGTTCAGCTCCCCTTTTGACGAGTCTTCAGTGGATTTTTTGCAGAAATTAAATGTTCCTTGTTTTAAAATTGCATCCTTTGAAAACATCGATATCCCCCTGATCAAAAAAGTAGCCGCAACGGGGAAGCCCATAATCCTTTCCACCGGGATGGCCCGTGCCTCTGAATTGGATGAAAGTATCCGAGCCGCCCGAGAGGCAGGTTGCCGCGATTTGATTCTATTGAAATGCACCAGTACGTACCCTGCTGACCCCGCTCATTCCAACCTGCTGACTATCCCTCATATGCGGGATCTTTTTCAATGTCAGATCGGTTTATCCGATCATACTCCCGGCATTGGGGCGGCGGTTGCCGGAGTGGCATTAGGTGTAACGGTGATTGAGAAACATTTAACCCTTAATCGCGCCGACGGTGGAGTCGATGCTGCCTTTTCTCTGGAGCCGGATGAGATGGCTGCGTTGGTTCAGGAAGTTAGCCGGGCATGGCAGGCATTGGGACAGATTCAGTATGGACCCACGGTAGACGAGGAAAAATCGGTTTACTATCGCCGATCACTTTATGTTTCACAAAATATAAAAGCTGGAGAGAGGTTTACAAAAGAGAATTTAAGGGTCATACGGCCGGGATATGGCCTGTCTCCAAAATATTATGATATTTTACTCGGGAAAAAAGTGAGCCAAAATGTAAAAAAAGGAACTCCTGTCGGGTGGGATTTGATTTGA
- the pseG gene encoding UDP-2,4-diacetamido-2,4,6-trideoxy-beta-L-altropyranose hydrolase, translating to MYVSIRTDSSIEIGTGHTMRCLTLAEALQKMGAEVSFICRDGPGNINSFIEKRGFIVYRLPPIQMERSQEEWNVQDAVESLTIIKKHAPIDWLIVDHYTLDWRWEQSMRGYAKKIMVVDDLADRRHDCDLLLDQNLHHQMDTRYQTRLMRDCRLLLGPKYAMLRPQFYFQRQKMKKPNGEVRRIHICFGGSDPTNQTLRALEAIASLDDKRWSIDVVVGRANPFSDEVKKACSRIPGASFFGHVDDMATLLADSDLAIGGGGSSTWERCCLGVPSLIISIANNQTAASQECHRRQLIRYLGAYDQVTTQQINKELIRMATDKKELLSLRARGMEMVDGLGVTRVCLLLLGESLQSKTDVEVEQQFFRIYDISKNKCGKEGIG from the coding sequence TTGTACGTATCGATTCGAACAGATTCTTCCATTGAGATTGGCACTGGACATACCATGCGCTGCTTGACCCTAGCAGAAGCGCTGCAAAAGATGGGGGCGGAAGTGAGTTTTATCTGTCGGGATGGCCCTGGAAACATCAATTCTTTTATTGAGAAACGCGGATTTATCGTTTATCGGCTTCCACCCATCCAAATGGAAAGAAGCCAAGAGGAATGGAATGTTCAAGATGCAGTCGAGAGTCTTACCATCATCAAAAAGCATGCACCTATCGATTGGCTAATTGTGGACCATTACACGCTCGACTGGCGCTGGGAACAGTCCATGCGAGGTTACGCCAAAAAGATCATGGTAGTTGATGATTTAGCGGATCGGCGTCATGACTGTGATCTTTTATTGGATCAAAATCTACACCACCAGATGGATACACGTTACCAAACACGGTTGATGCGGGACTGCCGACTCTTACTTGGGCCCAAATACGCGATGTTAAGACCACAATTTTATTTTCAAAGACAAAAGATGAAGAAACCGAATGGTGAAGTGAGACGGATTCACATCTGTTTCGGAGGGTCTGACCCTACCAATCAAACATTGAGGGCGTTAGAGGCTATCGCCTCCCTTGATGACAAACGATGGTCCATCGATGTAGTGGTGGGTCGTGCCAATCCCTTCAGTGATGAAGTGAAAAAGGCTTGTTCCCGTATCCCTGGGGCATCGTTTTTTGGCCATGTGGATGATATGGCGACGCTTTTGGCCGACTCCGACCTGGCAATCGGCGGTGGAGGCAGCTCCACTTGGGAGAGATGCTGCTTGGGAGTACCGAGTCTAATCATTTCCATCGCAAACAATCAAACAGCAGCCAGTCAGGAGTGTCATCGTCGGCAACTTATCCGATACTTGGGGGCTTATGACCAGGTGACCACTCAGCAAATAAATAAAGAACTGATACGGATGGCAACAGATAAAAAGGAATTGCTCTCCTTGCGAGCACGCGGGATGGAGATGGTAGACGGTCTCGGCGTTACAAGGGTATGTCTTTTATTGCTGGGGGAATCGTTGCAGTCAAAAACAGATGTAGAAGTGGAGCAACAGTTTTTCCGAATTTACGACATCTCAAAGAACAAATGCGGGAAGGAAGGGATAGGATGA
- a CDS encoding cytidylyltransferase domain-containing protein, with amino-acid sequence MIQKVVDGHTDAVKRYPKKPVVAIAVICRLKSTRLPKKALRLIHGVSVIERCLLNCLAASCADQVVLATSDLPQDNELEMFDMGGRVRVLRGDAENVARRLEEVATLTQADILIRATGDNPAVSPEILDMLVKSHLRGGFDYSLPTENYAIGTGADVITVEALKRLLNQPKPLTQTEYLTFYFTNNPHLFSINRMELPAEFQYPQWRLTLDEPKDLTLFQRLYSDLDVGYEPLPFARIRSYLQANPDISSINTDVQIKYKDDRSLVREIQRATRLT; translated from the coding sequence TTGATCCAAAAGGTGGTAGACGGCCATACGGATGCCGTCAAGCGTTACCCAAAGAAACCGGTTGTCGCAATTGCAGTCATTTGTCGCCTCAAATCCACCCGCTTGCCAAAAAAAGCGCTTCGACTCATCCATGGTGTCAGCGTCATCGAGCGTTGTTTGCTTAATTGTTTGGCTGCATCCTGTGCGGATCAAGTGGTTTTGGCCACGTCTGATCTACCCCAAGATAATGAACTTGAAATGTTTGATATGGGAGGGAGAGTACGTGTTCTAAGGGGAGATGCGGAAAATGTAGCTAGACGATTGGAAGAAGTGGCCACCCTAACACAGGCGGATATCCTCATCCGAGCCACAGGAGATAATCCCGCTGTATCACCGGAAATTTTAGACATGTTGGTTAAAAGTCATCTGCGGGGAGGATTTGACTATAGCTTACCGACGGAGAACTATGCGATTGGAACCGGCGCGGATGTGATCACAGTAGAAGCTCTCAAACGATTGTTAAATCAACCGAAGCCGTTGACACAAACGGAATACTTGACGTTTTATTTTACTAACAACCCTCACTTATTCTCCATAAACAGAATGGAACTACCGGCTGAATTCCAATATCCGCAGTGGCGCTTAACGTTGGATGAACCAAAGGATCTAACATTGTTTCAACGTTTATACAGCGACCTGGATGTCGGATATGAACCCCTTCCTTTCGCCCGCATTCGCTCTTATCTGCAAGCAAACCCGGATATCAGTTCCATTAACACCGATGTCCAAATCAAATATAAGGATGATCGCTCGCTTGTGCGTGAAATCCAGCGGGCAACCCGGTTGACTTAA
- a CDS encoding SDR family NAD(P)-dependent oxidoreductase codes for MLFSLKGKTAIVTGGAGYLGSAISEGFVRAGARVVIAGVSEEKNREMAEHLSRQYQADCHSVYIDIGKVDSVEKKIREIYSWTNSIDIFVNNAYFGTSGDIEEMPEEDWKAGIDGSINGVYRCTKAVLPYMLAQNNGCIINVASMYGVVSPDPAIYTGSKWKNPANYGAGKAAIIQFTRYVACHYGAKGIRANAVSPGPFPNRRVQEDTDFIHRLEQKVPLRRIGKPEDLAGVMVFLASPAAAYVTGQNIGVDGGWTAW; via the coding sequence ATGTTATTCAGTTTAAAAGGAAAAACCGCCATTGTTACCGGGGGCGCCGGATACTTAGGTAGCGCCATATCCGAAGGTTTTGTGCGGGCGGGTGCCCGAGTGGTGATTGCAGGAGTGAGCGAAGAGAAAAACAGAGAAATGGCAGAGCACCTGTCCCGCCAGTATCAAGCTGACTGCCACAGTGTGTATATCGACATCGGCAAAGTGGACTCGGTCGAGAAGAAGATAAGAGAAATTTATTCCTGGACCAATTCCATTGATATTTTCGTTAACAATGCTTATTTCGGAACATCCGGAGATATAGAGGAGATGCCGGAAGAAGACTGGAAAGCCGGGATCGACGGGTCTATTAACGGTGTTTACCGCTGTACCAAGGCGGTACTTCCTTATATGTTGGCTCAAAACAACGGATGTATCATCAATGTGGCGTCGATGTATGGGGTGGTTTCTCCCGATCCGGCTATCTATACCGGATCCAAATGGAAAAACCCGGCCAATTATGGAGCGGGAAAGGCGGCGATCATCCAGTTTACACGCTATGTCGCCTGCCATTATGGAGCGAAGGGAATTCGGGCCAATGCGGTATCCCCCGGTCCGTTTCCCAATCGGCGTGTACAAGAAGACACAGACTTTATCCATCGACTGGAGCAGAAAGTTCCTTTACGCAGAATCGGAAAACCGGAAGATTTGGCGGGAGTGATGGTTTTTCTTGCTTCCCCGGCAGCAGCCTATGTAACCGGACAAAATATCGGTGTCGACGGTGGCTGGACGGCTTGGTAG
- a CDS encoding aldo/keto reductase, which yields MAAAKWALGTAQLGQSYGIANQTGKPSRKSAQEILETAVAAGATYLDTAPAYGDSEKIIGEYIQKQSSASRVPSIVTKLPPVPPSADPQAIDQLVRQSALSSIRRLHVPHIDVYLLHHPADLTSHQENVISALATIQAEGLVKRIGVSVYTPEEAEAALTLDCLDAIQVPVNILDHRFLRADLLKRFASKGMAVFARSIYLQGLMLMEPEHVPPSLYTAREPLRKLRRLAKELNMTPARLSLCFVRDQPGVDCILIGCETIEQLRKNVQMIGSPSLPPEVIKTIEQMFRDLPDAVINPSQWR from the coding sequence ATGGCCGCAGCTAAATGGGCTCTGGGAACCGCTCAGTTGGGACAATCTTACGGGATCGCCAATCAAACGGGGAAACCCTCCAGAAAAAGCGCACAAGAGATTTTAGAGACGGCTGTGGCTGCGGGGGCTACTTATCTCGATACTGCTCCCGCCTATGGAGACAGTGAAAAAATCATCGGGGAGTATATTCAAAAACAATCGTCTGCATCCAGGGTTCCATCCATTGTAACGAAGTTGCCGCCGGTTCCACCTTCCGCTGACCCCCAAGCGATCGATCAATTGGTTCGCCAATCGGCTTTATCCTCTATTCGCCGCTTGCATGTTCCCCATATCGATGTCTATTTGCTCCATCACCCTGCCGACTTAACATCCCACCAAGAAAACGTCATCTCCGCGCTAGCGACAATCCAAGCAGAAGGATTGGTCAAACGAATCGGAGTGTCGGTTTATACCCCAGAAGAAGCGGAAGCTGCGCTTACACTAGATTGTCTCGATGCTATTCAGGTTCCTGTAAACATCTTGGATCATCGTTTTTTGCGCGCCGATCTCTTAAAACGATTCGCTTCCAAGGGGATGGCTGTGTTTGCCCGTAGCATTTACTTGCAAGGGTTGATGTTGATGGAGCCGGAACATGTGCCGCCATCCCTATATACGGCACGGGAACCGCTGCGAAAGTTGCGCCGATTGGCGAAGGAATTGAATATGACACCTGCCCGATTATCGCTATGCTTTGTTCGAGATCAACCTGGAGTCGACTGTATACTGATCGGTTGTGAAACTATCGAACAGCTTCGTAAAAACGTGCAAATGATTGGTTCCCCCAGTCTTCCCCCAGAAGTGATAAAAACGATTGAACAGATGTTTAGAGACCTGCCCGATGCTGTCATTAATCCGTCCCAGTGGAGGTAG
- the pseC gene encoding UDP-4-amino-4,6-dideoxy-N-acetyl-beta-L-altrosamine transaminase: protein MSQTPLLAIDGGKPTRETFLPYGRQWIEDDDIHAVVEVLKGDLITTGPVIEAFEQKLAQYVGAQYAVAFSSGTAALHAACFVAGIRSGDEVITTPLTFAATANCIRYQGAQPIFADIHPDTYNIDHAELDKKITPQTKAVIPVHFTGQPVQLDEIRQFAKKHRLVVIEDAAHALGAMYKGKKIGSDGDLTMFSFHPVKHITTGEGGAITTNRRDYYEKLLQFRSHGITHKPDEIKEREGFWFYQMQFLGYNYRLTDIQAALGLSQMKKLDRFLHLRRKYASMYNEAFQSRREVVIPFQRNEVQSAWHLYVLRLRLSELTADRKTIFQALRKENIGVNVHYIPVHLHPYYRQLGYSEGLCPQAEQFYRETLTIPLFPRMSEQDVQDVIQAVNKVLRYYSVGGVSNGRS, encoded by the coding sequence ATGAGTCAGACACCATTACTCGCAATAGACGGAGGGAAACCAACCCGGGAAACCTTCCTCCCATACGGCAGGCAGTGGATCGAAGATGACGATATTCACGCGGTCGTCGAGGTATTAAAAGGAGATTTGATCACGACAGGGCCAGTGATTGAAGCGTTTGAGCAGAAATTGGCTCAATACGTGGGTGCCCAATATGCGGTAGCATTTTCAAGTGGAACTGCAGCCCTTCATGCCGCCTGTTTTGTTGCCGGCATTCGTTCCGGGGATGAGGTGATCACCACTCCCTTGACATTTGCAGCGACTGCCAATTGCATTCGTTATCAGGGGGCGCAGCCGATTTTCGCCGATATTCACCCTGATACTTACAATATAGATCACGCCGAGTTGGATAAGAAGATTACCCCTCAGACAAAAGCGGTTATTCCCGTCCATTTTACCGGTCAACCGGTACAGTTGGATGAAATTCGTCAGTTTGCGAAAAAACACCGTCTAGTAGTGATTGAGGATGCAGCCCATGCGTTGGGAGCGATGTACAAAGGAAAAAAAATCGGTAGTGACGGCGACTTGACGATGTTTAGTTTCCATCCGGTTAAGCATATCACCACTGGAGAAGGGGGGGCCATTACTACCAATCGGCGTGATTATTATGAGAAACTGTTGCAGTTCCGCTCCCATGGAATTACCCATAAACCGGATGAAATAAAGGAACGGGAAGGATTTTGGTTTTACCAAATGCAATTTTTAGGATATAACTACCGCCTGACCGATATACAAGCGGCGTTGGGGCTTAGCCAAATGAAAAAATTGGACCGCTTTCTCCATTTACGCCGAAAATATGCTTCCATGTACAATGAAGCGTTTCAAAGCAGAAGGGAGGTCGTCATCCCCTTCCAAAGAAACGAGGTTCAATCTGCTTGGCATCTATATGTCCTTCGTTTGCGTCTATCAGAGTTGACAGCCGACCGCAAAACGATTTTCCAAGCGCTGCGGAAAGAAAATATCGGTGTCAATGTTCACTATATTCCTGTTCACCTTCACCCGTATTATCGTCAGTTGGGATATTCTGAAGGGTTATGTCCTCAGGCAGAGCAATTTTACCGGGAAACCTTAACCATTCCACTGTTTCCACGAATGTCAGAACAAGATGTTCAGGATGTCATACAAGCCGTCAACAAAGTACTGCGATACTACTCCGTAGGGGGTGTCAGTAATGGCCGCAGCTAA
- a CDS encoding mannitol-1-phosphate 5-dehydrogenase — MRAVHFGAGNIGRGFIGERLTRSGYEVCFVDVQAQLVEALQQRKGYDVHLLGEEVEALHITGVTALNSQTEPERVQAAIAQADLVTTAVGPTVLKMIAPLLAAGLRRRLLSGTHPLNVVACENMIGGSSFLKDEVTAHLTHEERQELERTIGFPDAAVDRIVPVQSGADLLQVSVEPFYEWVIEQSGIKGGTPAIDGVTYVDGLTPYIERKLYTVNTGHAVCAYAGRLLGYDTIREAMVAPRVAALVFGALEETGALLEAKHGFNRREHQDYIAKILSRFTNPRLTDPVARVGRSPIRKLGQSDRLVGPALQMLEHQLKPDRLASGIAAALFFDEVDDPEAIKLQQLLSQDGIAKTLQAIAGIPEESSLTHLVLQRYREWEEEIDQ, encoded by the coding sequence ATGCGGGCCGTTCATTTTGGCGCTGGAAATATCGGGCGGGGTTTTATCGGTGAACGATTGACCCGATCGGGGTATGAGGTATGTTTTGTCGATGTTCAAGCTCAGTTGGTGGAGGCACTGCAACAACGGAAAGGTTACGATGTTCACCTATTGGGGGAAGAGGTGGAAGCCCTCCACATCACGGGCGTGACAGCCTTAAACAGCCAGACTGAACCGGAGCGTGTGCAAGCGGCGATCGCCCAGGCGGATCTGGTTACGACTGCCGTTGGACCGACAGTGTTAAAGATGATCGCTCCACTGCTCGCTGCAGGTTTGCGTCGCCGTTTGCTATCGGGGACTCACCCCCTCAATGTCGTAGCCTGTGAAAATATGATTGGGGGCTCCAGTTTCTTAAAGGATGAGGTGACGGCTCATCTCACCCATGAGGAGAGACAAGAGCTGGAACGTACCATCGGGTTTCCGGATGCTGCTGTCGACCGGATCGTCCCGGTGCAGTCCGGGGCGGATTTGTTGCAAGTATCTGTAGAGCCCTTTTATGAATGGGTGATCGAGCAAAGCGGGATCAAAGGGGGGACTCCCGCGATCGATGGGGTTACCTATGTGGATGGCCTCACCCCGTATATTGAACGTAAACTATACACGGTAAACACCGGTCATGCGGTTTGTGCCTATGCTGGCCGTCTCCTCGGATACGATACCATCCGGGAGGCGATGGTTGCTCCCCGAGTAGCAGCGCTAGTTTTCGGCGCATTGGAGGAAACTGGGGCACTATTGGAGGCTAAACACGGTTTTAACCGGCGGGAGCACCAGGATTATATCGCTAAAATCTTATCCCGTTTCACCAATCCGCGCCTCACGGATCCCGTCGCACGGGTGGGTCGCTCTCCCATCCGTAAACTGGGGCAATCAGACCGCCTTGTAGGTCCCGCCCTACAGATGTTGGAGCATCAGCTTAAACCGGATCGACTTGCGTCAGGCATCGCCGCTGCCCTCTTTTTTGACGAGGTAGATGATCCCGAGGCGATCAAGCTACAACAACTGCTTTCGCAGGACGGCATCGCCAAAACGTTACAAGCCATTGCAGGCATTCCAGAGGAATCTTCCCTCACGCATCTGGTTTTACAGCGATATCGGGAGTGGGAAGAAGAGATCGATCAGTAA
- a CDS encoding PTS sugar transporter subunit IIA, with product MDHTILNEDRVLLNAKATNKEEAIRLAGRILVDEGCVEDAYIDRMLEREESLTTYIGNHVAIPHGTEEGKKEILRSGISIVQLPEGVDFGDGQTAHIVIGIAGKDNEHMDILSQIALVVSEEENVAKMAQANSAAELLSFFQEEE from the coding sequence ATGGATCATACCATTCTAAACGAAGACCGCGTTCTTTTAAACGCTAAAGCGACCAACAAGGAAGAAGCGATTCGGCTGGCAGGACGCATATTGGTAGACGAGGGCTGTGTTGAAGACGCCTATATCGATCGGATGTTGGAACGGGAAGAATCGTTAACAACCTACATCGGCAATCATGTGGCGATTCCTCACGGCACGGAAGAAGGGAAGAAAGAGATCCTTCGCTCAGGGATCTCCATCGTTCAACTGCCTGAGGGTGTCGATTTTGGTGACGGGCAAACGGCCCATATTGTGATCGGAATCGCCGGCAAAGACAATGAACATATGGATATTCTCTCACAAATCGCATTGGTGGTCTCCGAAGAGGAAAACGTGGCCAAAATGGCACAGGCCAACTCTGCGGCAGAACTCCTATCCTTCTTCCAAGAGGAGGAGTAA